The genomic region CACCGCTGAAATAGCCGTTCCAAAATTTCTTGAAATCTTTCCGAAGTTAACTGAGCTGAAAAAAATTCTTCTACCAATAGTAAACAATAACCTGTATCAGTTTGCAGAGGACCAATCGCTTGTCCTACAGCGCCACTAAAGACGATCGCTGCTATATCTGGTTGTAACTGAGAACGATAAATTCTCCCCTCATAACCGCATTGAAGTCGCCGTTCTTCGCTAATATCGTAGAAGTGTGCAGCTTCATAAAAGCTAATTTGACCCTCTTGCAATCGATATAAAATCTCTAATGCTTCAGCTGCACTAGACACGACAATTCGATAAAGTAAGACTCGTTCAAATTCACTTGGATGTTGGTTAAAGAATCGTTCTACTTCTATAGAAAAAAGACGTTGATTTAATTTTTCAGCCAACAGGCGATCGCGAATACTAGCTTCCCAAGTTTCTCGATCGAGCAGCCGATCTGTCAACCAAGTTAACAAATCGGCATCCATTTCTAAATCGCGATCGCGACGCTGGCGTTCCAACTCAGCTTGAATTTCCTCAGCTTCAACTGTTAAGCCTCTTTCCCGCGCTACACGTTCGATGATTCGGCGATATAAAATCTGCTGACAGACTTCCTTTAATTGCAAACTCTTTTGCAAGTAACTAACGATCTCAGCAAATTCTATAGGTAAACCAAAAAAATTAACGGTCTGGGGTGCGGAATTCATAAATACAACCACTTGTCATCGTAATTGTGAGTAAGCTAAGTGGTGAAGATTAAGGCTTTTTAAGTAAGATAAAAGCTGCGTCTTAATACAAAACATCTCATTATAATTTGCCGGTTCGAGCTAACTAGCTGTCCCAAAAAGATTGAAATAAATTAAATATATTTCGCATTCTAGAGCTA from Chroococcidiopsis sp. SAG 2025 harbors:
- a CDS encoding peptidylprolyl isomerase, encoding MNSAPQTVNFFGLPIEFAEIVSYLQKSLQLKEVCQQILYRRIIERVARERGLTVEAEEIQAELERQRRDRDLEMDADLLTWLTDRLLDRETWEASIRDRLLAEKLNQRLFSIEVERFFNQHPSEFERVLLYRIVVSSAAEALEILYRLQEGQISFYEAAHFYDISEERRLQCGYEGRIYRSQLQPDIAAIVFSGAVGQAIGPLQTDTGYCLLLVEEFFSAQLTSERFQEILERLFQRWLALELSSMLQSNS